One part of the Tunicatimonas pelagia genome encodes these proteins:
- a CDS encoding aspartyl/asparaginyl beta-hydroxylase domain-containing protein — translation MKYFKRIKQNIPTQPFLDQINSIEDAWAGSTGRQDKIAVQREALAIPLRGLRKSAIGDRKRRDVHESRWTTGSQQYPLFVEFLNNFAQERNEILGRAKVVCLPAGKQVYPHIDRGEYYRVRNRYHFVLHSSLGSWMKTGDEEVRMQEGELWWFDNNQMHEARNDGDQDRIHVIFDMLPAELEEEVFGAQSSSLAS, via the coding sequence ATGAAGTACTTTAAGCGCATCAAACAGAACATCCCTACCCAGCCTTTTTTAGATCAAATAAATTCCATTGAGGATGCCTGGGCTGGCTCGACCGGACGCCAAGATAAAATAGCAGTACAACGCGAAGCGCTTGCCATCCCCCTACGTGGCTTGAGAAAATCGGCCATTGGTGATAGAAAGCGTCGGGATGTACACGAAAGCCGATGGACTACTGGCAGTCAACAGTACCCTCTCTTTGTTGAGTTTCTAAACAACTTTGCCCAAGAACGAAATGAAATTTTGGGACGGGCTAAGGTCGTCTGTTTACCCGCTGGTAAGCAGGTATACCCGCACATTGATCGGGGTGAATACTATCGCGTTCGTAATCGTTATCATTTTGTTTTGCACTCAAGCCTGGGGTCCTGGATGAAAACGGGTGATGAAGAAGTACGTATGCAGGAAGGTGAGCTATGGTGGTTTGATAACAATCAAATGCACGAAGCCCGCAACGATGGCGATCAGGATCGTATCCACGTGATTTTTGATATGCTGCCAGCTGAACTGGAGGAGGAAGTATTCGGAGCGCAAAGCAGTAGTCTGGCATCCTGA
- a CDS encoding ABC transporter permease translates to MKSITHPSLVIMIKNYLKIAYRNFIRSKTYSFINVLGLALSMFCAILIILWIHDELSYESFWPNSKQIYRLVQAPEMSDGTVFKAAANTASTPELLKEQFPGIDEYTRFRPFPGRSLVEYGEAKFYENTTYVDSTFFQVFQLPFIIGNPATALDDPNSVVINEQLAQKYFGENWQQEDILGKILTIDQNLNFAISGVTENLPTNTHFQFDILLPFRKLYELGFNLSNDNNYYYAYFLLGQDVNGDALSEKITEFARVDEDLNDYFYLQALDDIHLYSNFDIDVYGSTEPRYPYVNIFIVVALAILLIASINFMNLSTAQSERRAKEIGLRKAVGSQRSQIIGQLLSESVLLSLLALVVATGTVLLSLSAFNEMVGKTIALSSEKWIIGISFIVGTVLIGLIAGSYPALVLSAFKPAQVLKGGLSAKQGGTLFRRVLVVTQFAVTIILILGTTVVYRQFQYFVEKDLGYDKDLLVYMPIRGDIRNNYDGFKNDILQQPAIKGLTTSSDIPTYTISASTVDWEGKNEDDNILFHHFSVDFDYIETLGLELLEGRAFSPDFPADSSNYILNEEALKFTGFNDPIGRTFNLGGNEGTIVGVVKDFNFKSLHQKVEPLALHMIFRPSYIMANVAPGNTTASLNLLEQAWKTHNPNYPFEYRFMDEEYEQLYQSEKRMSDVFGYFTFFTLFIACLGLIGLINHMLEKRKKEVSIRKVLGASISSILSLLSKEYIRLILIAFFIAIPIAHYFISDWLDNYAYQVDIHWWLYLVPGVLVLLFALLSVGGQTLKAAHQNPVENLRNE, encoded by the coding sequence ATGAAAAGCATTACTCATCCATCATTAGTCATTATGATAAAGAACTATCTCAAAATCGCCTACCGCAACTTTATCCGAAGTAAAACCTATTCCTTCATCAATGTGCTTGGCCTAGCTCTCAGTATGTTTTGCGCCATACTGATTATCCTCTGGATTCACGATGAGCTGAGCTACGAATCATTCTGGCCGAACTCCAAGCAGATTTATCGTTTAGTCCAGGCTCCAGAAATGAGCGATGGCACTGTGTTCAAAGCAGCCGCCAATACAGCATCTACCCCCGAGCTACTGAAAGAACAGTTTCCTGGCATCGATGAGTACACTCGCTTTCGCCCTTTCCCCGGTCGATCCTTAGTTGAGTACGGCGAGGCGAAGTTCTACGAAAATACTACCTACGTAGACTCGACCTTCTTTCAAGTTTTTCAACTTCCCTTCATTATTGGAAACCCGGCTACCGCACTCGATGATCCTAACTCAGTAGTCATCAACGAACAACTAGCCCAAAAGTACTTTGGTGAGAATTGGCAGCAAGAAGACATCTTAGGCAAGATACTGACGATTGACCAAAATCTTAATTTTGCCATTAGCGGGGTTACTGAGAATTTACCAACCAATACTCATTTTCAGTTCGATATTCTGCTACCATTCCGCAAGTTATACGAACTCGGTTTTAATTTGAGTAATGACAATAACTACTACTACGCTTACTTTTTGCTAGGTCAAGATGTGAATGGAGACGCTCTTTCGGAGAAAATCACTGAATTCGCCAGAGTAGACGAAGATCTTAACGACTACTTCTATCTGCAAGCACTAGATGATATCCACCTCTACTCTAACTTCGATATTGATGTATACGGCAGCACCGAACCTCGCTATCCCTACGTCAATATTTTTATTGTAGTGGCACTGGCTATTCTCCTGATTGCCAGTATCAATTTCATGAATCTCTCTACCGCTCAATCCGAACGAAGAGCCAAGGAAATTGGATTGCGGAAAGCCGTGGGTTCGCAGCGCAGCCAAATTATTGGGCAACTACTGAGCGAATCAGTACTGTTATCATTACTGGCTTTAGTAGTCGCCACTGGAACCGTGTTACTATCTTTATCGGCCTTTAACGAGATGGTGGGAAAGACTATTGCGCTGAGTTCCGAAAAATGGATTATTGGCATCAGCTTTATTGTAGGAACGGTACTAATTGGTTTGATAGCCGGTAGCTACCCCGCGTTAGTTTTGTCAGCGTTTAAGCCCGCGCAAGTGCTTAAAGGTGGTCTCTCCGCAAAGCAGGGAGGTACGCTGTTTCGTCGGGTACTGGTTGTTACTCAGTTTGCTGTCACCATTATCCTAATCTTGGGTACTACGGTGGTATATCGGCAATTTCAGTACTTTGTAGAAAAAGATTTGGGCTACGATAAAGACTTACTAGTGTATATGCCGATCCGAGGTGATATACGGAACAACTACGATGGGTTTAAAAACGATATACTGCAACAACCTGCTATCAAGGGACTTACTACTTCTTCTGATATTCCTACCTATACAATAAGTGCTTCTACCGTTGATTGGGAGGGTAAAAATGAAGACGATAATATCTTATTTCATCACTTTTCGGTGGACTTTGATTATATAGAAACTTTGGGGTTGGAACTGCTAGAAGGAAGAGCTTTCTCACCCGACTTCCCAGCCGATTCATCCAACTACATCTTGAATGAAGAAGCACTAAAGTTCACTGGATTTAATGATCCTATTGGAAGGACGTTTAACCTGGGTGGAAATGAAGGCACTATTGTAGGTGTCGTTAAGGACTTTAACTTTAAGTCGTTACACCAGAAAGTAGAACCGTTGGCACTACACATGATTTTTCGCCCTTCGTATATTATGGCAAACGTAGCTCCCGGAAACACAACAGCTTCCCTAAACTTACTAGAGCAAGCTTGGAAAACGCATAACCCTAACTATCCGTTTGAGTACCGCTTCATGGATGAAGAGTACGAGCAGTTGTATCAATCGGAGAAACGTATGTCGGACGTTTTTGGCTACTTCACCTTCTTCACCCTATTCATTGCCTGCCTTGGTCTGATTGGCCTCATCAACCACATGCTTGAAAAACGCAAAAAAGAGGTTAGTATCCGGAAAGTACTGGGAGCTTCTATTTCCAGCATTCTGTCACTTCTCTCCAAAGAATACATTCGCCTCATTCTGATTGCGTTTTTCATTGCTATTCCAATCGCCCACTACTTCATCAGCGATTGGCTAGACAATTACGCTTACCAAGTGGATATTCATTGGTGGCTATATCTAGTACCCGGAGTTTTAGTTCTACTGTTCGCTTTACTTTCCGTAGGAGGGCAAACATTGAAAGCTGCTCACCAAAACCCCGTTGAGAATTTGCGAAACGAGTAA
- a CDS encoding ABC transporter permease has translation MIRNYLKTALRRISRDKGLAFIKVLGLSIGITCCLVIYTFVSYELSFDQHHEKADQIYRVVQHTKYTDDTYYWSSTAYPLAEALRNDFPNDLSLVTQTAGPVTRNFGLADSDSELDKFDEEQVLFVDPYFWQVFDVNWLQGNSETAFSNMNSAVLTKSLAVQVFGKSSVEANKVIGKILQLNHKDALQITGVVDDPPVTSSIRFRMLVPYEFFRVNNPYFAENWSGNYQGTTYIIPQADTPVSELERQIDTWKSKYLDEQDRQRISYALQPLPEIHTETLYSTSINSYTMPMKVTRSASWIGIFILLIACINFINLAMAQASRQAKEVGVRKVLGGSRVQLFTQHLSENSLIVGGAIVISLLLTTFCLRQINDLLAVFRLELSLSSNIIGISLLLALIVSALATVYPALVVSAFEPVKALKGNIVSFRDRSFGLHKSLIVLQFSIVLVLGTCALVVYQQLKYVQDIDLGFTTEAIVTTKVPSEQQTEALRTRLLNQPAITEVTLATGAPTATGIRNGTTARLPHQTEVDGIESEMKSIDLHYLDFYQLELIAGRNFTRTSTQFDEFIVNETLANALFTSPEAALGQELDINEGRATIVGVVRDYHNNSLQEEISPGVFINWDYGIYEAAVRLSGLSDGLAQLKEGWEAVFPQRVYEYAFLDDQLASSYQLEQMILRGFTIFAILAILIACLGLIGLTTFSLTRRTKEIGIRKVLGATVQQVFALLSQQYLKLIIIAAVIAVPVANYFLADWLADFAYRITIAWWFFVLPTAMVLLIALIAISTQTLQAATRNPMDSLRNE, from the coding sequence ATGATCAGAAACTATTTGAAAACTGCCCTTCGCCGAATTAGCCGAGACAAAGGCTTAGCATTTATCAAAGTGCTCGGGCTGAGCATTGGCATTACCTGCTGCTTGGTCATTTATACATTCGTGTCCTACGAGCTTAGCTTTGACCAGCACCACGAAAAAGCTGACCAGATTTACCGAGTAGTGCAACATACAAAGTATACTGATGATACCTATTACTGGAGTTCCACTGCTTATCCCCTAGCCGAAGCTCTACGTAATGATTTTCCTAATGATTTGTCACTCGTTACCCAAACAGCGGGTCCGGTTACGCGCAACTTCGGTCTGGCTGATTCGGATAGTGAACTGGATAAATTTGATGAAGAGCAAGTACTGTTCGTTGACCCGTATTTCTGGCAGGTGTTCGATGTAAACTGGTTGCAGGGTAATTCTGAAACGGCTTTTTCAAATATGAACTCAGCGGTACTGACTAAAAGCTTGGCAGTCCAGGTATTCGGAAAAAGTAGCGTTGAAGCCAACAAAGTAATTGGAAAAATACTTCAACTTAACCATAAAGATGCGCTACAAATAACCGGAGTGGTGGACGATCCACCGGTAACTTCTTCTATTCGGTTTCGGATGCTAGTCCCTTACGAATTCTTCCGAGTCAATAATCCCTACTTTGCTGAAAACTGGTCAGGTAACTATCAGGGTACTACTTACATTATTCCGCAGGCTGATACTCCGGTGAGTGAATTGGAACGGCAAATCGATACCTGGAAATCGAAGTATCTGGATGAGCAGGATCGGCAGCGGATTAGTTATGCGCTTCAACCACTACCGGAAATCCACACCGAAACGTTGTACAGTACCAGCATCAATAGCTATACCATGCCAATGAAAGTCACTCGGTCGGCTAGCTGGATTGGTATATTCATTCTGTTAATCGCCTGTATTAACTTTATCAATCTGGCGATGGCTCAGGCTTCTCGGCAAGCCAAAGAGGTAGGAGTCAGAAAAGTACTGGGTGGAAGTCGAGTGCAGCTCTTCACGCAGCATCTTAGTGAAAACAGTCTGATTGTAGGAGGTGCCATTGTTATATCACTATTGTTGACTACTTTCTGCCTACGTCAGATCAATGATTTACTCGCCGTCTTTCGGCTAGAGTTATCGTTAAGCAGCAATATTATCGGAATTAGTTTGCTACTGGCTTTGATAGTAAGTGCTCTGGCTACCGTGTACCCAGCTCTAGTCGTCTCAGCCTTTGAGCCAGTGAAGGCACTAAAAGGCAATATCGTCTCGTTTCGGGATCGCAGCTTTGGCTTGCATAAGTCGTTAATTGTGCTTCAGTTTTCTATTGTGCTGGTATTAGGAACCTGTGCACTAGTAGTGTACCAACAGTTAAAGTACGTTCAGGACATCGACCTAGGATTTACTACCGAAGCAATCGTCACTACTAAAGTACCGAGTGAACAACAGACTGAAGCCCTGCGAACTCGCCTTCTAAATCAACCAGCGATTACCGAAGTAACCCTGGCTACGGGTGCCCCTACCGCTACCGGAATCCGCAACGGCACTACCGCTCGCCTCCCCCACCAAACCGAAGTAGACGGTATAGAATCTGAGATGAAGAGCATTGATTTGCACTATTTAGATTTCTATCAACTAGAACTGATTGCCGGAAGAAACTTCACGCGAACTAGCACCCAGTTTGACGAATTTATTGTAAACGAAACACTTGCCAACGCCCTCTTTACATCACCCGAAGCAGCCTTGGGACAGGAATTAGATATTAACGAAGGGCGAGCCACAATTGTGGGAGTGGTAAGAGATTATCACAACAATTCATTGCAGGAAGAAATAAGCCCCGGTGTTTTCATTAATTGGGACTACGGTATTTATGAAGCAGCGGTCAGATTATCGGGCTTGTCGGATGGACTGGCCCAGCTGAAAGAAGGTTGGGAAGCGGTATTTCCTCAACGTGTTTACGAATACGCTTTTCTAGACGATCAGTTAGCCTCCAGTTATCAGTTGGAACAAATGATCCTGCGAGGCTTTACGATCTTCGCCATCCTAGCTATCCTGATTGCCTGCTTAGGCTTGATCGGGCTTACTACTTTTAGCCTGACCCGCCGAACCAAAGAAATTGGTATCCGCAAGGTGCTGGGAGCCACGGTGCAGCAGGTCTTCGCGCTGCTTTCTCAGCAGTACCTCAAACTCATTATTATTGCGGCCGTCATTGCCGTTCCGGTTGCCAATTATTTTCTGGCCGATTGGCTAGCCGATTTCGCTTACCGAATCACGATAGCTTGGTGGTTCTTTGTGCTACCAACGGCTATGGTTTTACTAATTGCTTTAATTGCTATCAGCACTCAGACCCTTCAAGCAGCCACCCGGAACCCGATGGATAGTTTACGGAATGAATAA